DNA from Pseudomonas putida:
CAGGGATTTGAACTCTTGGTTCAGCGCGGTCTGGTCTTCGGAGCTGTTCGAGCCGTTGGCCGACTGCAGGGACAGTTCACGCATACGCTGCAGAATCGAGGTTGACTCCTGCAGCGCGCCTTCAGCAGCGGTAGCGATGGAGTTAGCGTCCTGCGCGTTCTTGATTGCAACGTTCAAGCCGTTGGTCTGACTGGTCAGACGGTTGGAAATCTGCGAACCCGCTGCGTCGTCCTTGGCACTATTGATCCGCAGACCGGTAGACAGACGAGTCATCGAGGTGGTCAGCGAGTCGGACGCTTTGGTCAGGTTCTTTTGAACCGACAGGGAGGCAATGTTGGTGTTGACGGTAAGAGCCATGACAATTTCCTTGCAGTAGGCCGAATGGATGTTAAGGGTTCTCCGGCGGGATGGCTGCTCACCGCAGCGGGTTGCCACACAGAACCTTCGTAATGGTTATCGTCGTCATGGCCAATGGCTTTAGTTTTTTTTTGCCTTTTTAGAAAAACCCAACCTCATCCACAGGTTAACCAACCGCCTGCGTGGCCCCTTTCTTGCTTTGACACCTCTGCGCAGTCAAAACAATGCCACCCATTTGCAAGGTACTAAGGTCCTCCATGCACAGCCACTCCGATCAAGCCGAGATCCAGCGAATCGGCCAAGCCCTGCAGCAAGCCGAAAAAAACCGGAATGTCGATGCACAGATCCGGCTGTACAGAAAGCTGCGGCGGATCACGCCGAATGTACCCCTAGTCGCAGCCCAGCTCGCTCACTTGCTTTTCCAGCAAGGGGTGGATGATGAGGCACATCAGCACGCGATTGACGCGCTTGCGCAAGCTCCGCAGGTTAAGGTCGACAGCATGCTGTTTCCTCACTTTTATGTGCGTGAGCGGTATAAAACCAACCTGACCCAAGCCAAAGAGTGGTACCTTAAAGAGCCAAACCTCCTGAGATTCAAGCTTTACCACCAGGCCCTCACTTACGCAGGCAGTTCGCACGCCGATATGGAGGCGATGCTTCACGGCGCGCTCGAGCGATTTACCCAGGCCGATGAGCAGTCCCAAGTACTTTCTCTGCTGGGTCAGGCCTACTATGCCCAAGGCCGCTTCCACGACACCATCGCCTGCTATCAACTCGGGCTGCAAATGACGCCGAAGCATCGCAGTCAACTGCTGAACATGGCTGTCGCTCTAGAGCAGGTCGGTCGCTACAGCGAATCCCTGGAATACTATAAGCAACTGTTGGCGATGGAGCCTGATCATGCGGGCGTACATAACAACATCGCGATTACCCTGCTGAAGCTGGGTCAATTCGAAGCTGGTTGGGAACACTATGAGTGGCGCTGGAAAGCTGCACGAGCCGATCTGTATCATCAGTTCAATATCCCACGCTGGGCAGGAGAGCCACTGCAGGGCAAAACGCTGCTCGTATGGGGAGAGCAAGGGATCGGTGACCACATCATGTTCGCTAGCACTCTTAACGAACTACAGCATAGAGTTGGCAATCCCGAGCAGCTTCATTATGAAATCTACGCGCGCCTAGATACACTCTTCCAAAGAAGTTTCCCGAACGTAAACTTCATCCGAAGCGAAGAGCACGGGGAACTGGAAATCGGCGGCAAGAAATTATTCAAACAGAGCTGGCCGCGCAGCGATCTCCAGATTCCAGCGGGTAGTTTGATGGGCATTTTCCGCCCAAGCCTGGAGAGCTTCCCAAAACAGGCGAGCTTCTTGAAGGCCGACCCCGAGCAAACCCAGGCAGTACGCAGCCAATACCAATCGCTTTTCCCAGGCAAACGACTAATCGGCGTTTCTTGGCGTGGCGGTCGAACGGTCAATACCGAAATGCAAACCCGCCTGGTGGGATTCGAAGCCTTGCAACAGCTTGCCGCCTGCACCGGGGTGCAACTTATCGATCTGCAATATGACAGTACCCCGGAGGAATTGGCTCGAGCTGCCGAACTGGGGGTTCCAATGTTCCATGATGACAACGTGGACGCTCGTTTAGACATGGACCCACAAGCCTCGCAGATCAGCGCACTCGACGCCGTGATCAGCATCGACAATACCACGATCCACCTCGCAGGCGCCCTGGGCGTACCCACCTATGTTCTGGTGCCGTTGAATCCGAACTGGCGCTGGGGGTTAGAGGAAGGACAAAGCCATTGGTACCCGAGCGTGCAGGTCTTCCGTAACCGCGCACTTGGTGATTGGCGAGAGCCAGTGGCGCGAGTCATAACTGCTCTCGAATCCGATGGCCTTATCCCCAATCAGGCACATTCGCAAGGAGGTCTCGCATGAAGTGCTGCGTTGTCATTCCGGTTGGACCGGGACATCAAGAAATCTGCAAGCGTGCCATCTATTCTGTCGAGCAGGCCATTGCCAAAGGCATTGGTCCATTCCAAGAAGTGGTCATGCACATCCAGGATGACACCCTCGGCCAAGGCCGCTCCAGAGCACGCAATCTCGCCGTCCAGAGCGTGGCTAACAGTGATGCAGAATGGATTTTCTTCTTGGACGCCGATGACTTGATGGCCCCAGATGCTTTCTTACAAGTCGAAGGCGTTATCGATGACCACGACGGAATTTGGGGGTCGATTACCGTTGCCGAACCGATCAGCGGCGAAACGACTCGTCGCGAAAGCGAGATCAGCCCGATCACCAGCTTTGATCAGATCCTGCTGAATCACCCTTACAATACTCTGCAATTTGGCCATTTCGTGCGCACTGCGGTTGCCGCTAACGAACCGTTCGATACCGATATGGACTGCGGCGAAGACGTCGACTACTACCTAAGGGTATGGAGTCGCTACCGCTGCATCAAGCTCACCGAGCCGCTGTTTTACAATGTTCGCGGCCAGCACTCCACTGGACCACGCTCGGCTACAGGCCAACAATGGAACAACGCAATTCCACAGGTGTTTAACGCATTCTGCGCCGCAAATGAAGTCGTGGCCGCCGTTCCATTCGCCGGTAAGACAGTAAGGTTTCGCCTGAGTAATACGCTGGATAGCTTACAAAACTTTTTGGCTCGGGAGCACTTCTTTGAGGTCAAAGAGATGACGGAAACCTTGTTGGTCCTGCCGAAGCAGGCGAGAGTTTTTGACGTCGGAAGCAATATTGGCAACCACGCTCTCTTTTTCAGCATGATTGGCGAGGCAGCCCATGTGCGCTGCTTCGAACCTGCGCAAATCACAGCCGATTTGCTTGAAACCAATTTCAACCTTA
Protein-coding regions in this window:
- a CDS encoding tetratricopeptide repeat-containing glycosyltransferase family protein yields the protein MHSHSDQAEIQRIGQALQQAEKNRNVDAQIRLYRKLRRITPNVPLVAAQLAHLLFQQGVDDEAHQHAIDALAQAPQVKVDSMLFPHFYVRERYKTNLTQAKEWYLKEPNLLRFKLYHQALTYAGSSHADMEAMLHGALERFTQADEQSQVLSLLGQAYYAQGRFHDTIACYQLGLQMTPKHRSQLLNMAVALEQVGRYSESLEYYKQLLAMEPDHAGVHNNIAITLLKLGQFEAGWEHYEWRWKAARADLYHQFNIPRWAGEPLQGKTLLVWGEQGIGDHIMFASTLNELQHRVGNPEQLHYEIYARLDTLFQRSFPNVNFIRSEEHGELEIGGKKLFKQSWPRSDLQIPAGSLMGIFRPSLESFPKQASFLKADPEQTQAVRSQYQSLFPGKRLIGVSWRGGRTVNTEMQTRLVGFEALQQLAACTGVQLIDLQYDSTPEELARAAELGVPMFHDDNVDARLDMDPQASQISALDAVISIDNTTIHLAGALGVPTYVLVPLNPNWRWGLEEGQSHWYPSVQVFRNRALGDWREPVARVITALESDGLIPNQAHSQGGLA
- a CDS encoding FkbM family methyltransferase — its product is MKCCVVIPVGPGHQEICKRAIYSVEQAIAKGIGPFQEVVMHIQDDTLGQGRSRARNLAVQSVANSDAEWIFFLDADDLMAPDAFLQVEGVIDDHDGIWGSITVAEPISGETTRRESEISPITSFDQILLNHPYNTLQFGHFVRTAVAANEPFDTDMDCGEDVDYYLRVWSRYRCIKLTEPLFYNVRGQHSTGPRSATGQQWNNAIPQVFNAFCAANEVVAAVPFAGKTVRFRLSNTLDSLQNFLAREHFFEVKEMTETLLVLPKQARVFDVGSNIGNHALFFSMIGEAAHVRCFEPAQITADLLETNFNLNEIPTDRYSIERVGIGAQPGRARFDRLDPSNLEATSLTPDSNGHLEIDTLDNRYPEAVVDLLKIDVEGMELDVLRGATELIKRNRPVLLVEVANDNKGQFLAWITKHQYRVHRAFELVHASNYLLMPHTPRDGFYEQGVSATREWKPKVGLAPHQAPCGWSIGEFLNTYLERRRTLELLISGDHLVALDLAKGSAQALPNGTQDFGRRFAGSIALLGEVLGQITDGLLSNILDGLAKSTQEIILFDLMDARWDHAFKLNHRYRDAEWYICQLSRRGYRLQNYHKLPHKAALGAGEQLDSRITLLHFKKG